TAGATGACACAAGCAATATCACTTAACACTCACTAACCAATCAACCCTAAGCCCTCATAGAGACCCTATATGGGCACAAACGTGCTATGAAGAGTCGTGTTAATGAGACATCATGATATGACGAGCAACCTTAGGTGGCCAGATTATCAAAGCCTAGAGAGTGAGGATAagatgaataattaaaaacgtGATTGGGTCAAAATCTCAAGAAGCTTGGAGATAGAGAATTCAATACTCTACTAAAACTCATATGAGAATTGTCGATCTAAATTCTCTCTAAGTTATTAGTCTCAAACAATTGGTGACTCATCCAAGAAGGTCAATACCCTACAAAAGCTTGTCTTGGAGCTGTAGATCTGAGTAATTAGTCTTGGACAGTCGGTGAGTTATTTAGGAGGTTTAATACTCTACAAGGACAAACGTGATTCCTAGATAACCAGTGACTTAACCAAATGGTTTAGTGCCCTACATATATACAATAtgctaattttcatttttttagatgGATCTGGATGCAATAAGTTGACGATGGAAGCATTCATGAGTCATGCAGTTATAGGGGAACCATGGATCAAAATCATGCTTTGATTTCCATGTATTTTTGTCTTATGTATGTTGGTTGTTGGTTGAGTCTTTTAAACCTTTCATGTCAAAACGTAGCGGTCCACAATTTGAAATCTCGAAAAGcaagttgttacaaataacgTGGCAATATACTATACATTTCTCCATCCCAATTTTCAcaattttgaagttatttttaatagtaGGATTTGGACTTTGCTTTAATTTTGAACCACTTcggtaattttatttttcatgtgatatatttatatattattaattggATAATTTTGCTACTATAACAAGATACTCTAATAATTTTGTTACCCAAATGCAAAATCAGGGGCATTTTGGGTCGACTGCAAGGTTGGGGAAGAACTAAGTGGGGCTCTCTTGAACGGAAAAAAATTCTCATAAAATATGACGTCTCTAGAAATATAGACACAACCAGAATTGTTGTCAAGGCACTTATACCCTTTCTGTAAAGAACTATAGCCTAGAAAGACAAATTCCTTGGATTAAAAAGAGaacttttgtttgttataagAGCGAAGATGAGGCCAACAAGCACACccaaaaacttttaataatgaGTAATTTGGTGGGGTATGAAAAAGACGCTCTAAGGGGCATTTGTTATTGATGACACGAGTAGGAAGACGATTGATGAGATATGTGGCTGTAAGAAATGCGTCATCCTAAAATTTGATAGGTACATCAGCATGAGCTAGAAGGGATAGGTAAGTTTCAACAAGATGATGGTGCTTGAGTTCAACAtaaccattttgttgatgCGTTGAGGACATGAAACATGATTAACAATTCCAAGAGAACGAAAAAtgtgttatgaattttctGATATTCTCCACCCTGGACACACTTATTTTAGTGTCTAGGAGGCGCTCAGCATGAGGTTAGAACTACAAAAGTATACGATGAGCTCCTGTACgatcatgcatcaaatagatccacaaaaatttattgaaatcatcaatgaagctgatataatatttaaagctCTAAACAGATGGAGGTACAGGATCCCAAACATTAGAAAAAATCAGTTCCAAAGTTGACGAAGACCGATGAAAAGAACTAGTGTGGTAACTAATGACTTTTTGCTAACGAAAACGCATTACAAATTGGCAAAGGTGACTCACTAGCACacgaaatattattgagaCGCAAAATTGACCTCACTACTTGAGATGAAGGATGTCCAACACGTGCATGCCATTAAGTGTGAGTAGTAGATCTACTCACTAAGGCGTGCTTGAGATCATCGACATCAGATGGCTCGATAGGATAGAGACCAGACTCACATCTCCCATCTAGAAGACTTTTCCTCGACTGTCGatccttaataaaaaaattggcaAGGATGTTATTCAAAGAATACGTCATTATCACggaaaaatttatgaacagaAAGAAGATATTTGGAAGTTTCAGGCACATGCAAAATATTACGCAAAGCAAGAGGACGAGCAGCAGTATTAATTGAAGAATGACCAATATGCAAAATCTGCAAACTTGTTCCATTGCCGACTTGATCTTGTTCACCTCCATGATAGCGTTCATGAACAGCGAGGCGATCCAGGTCACTGGTGATACGATCAGTGGCGTCTGTGTTGCAGTACAAATTTGGATCAATCTTGTAGGAGAAAGTAGCCGCTAGTGCCGCAGACGGAGGTTCATCTTGATAGGACTCATCCATCCTATACCAGCAACGAACGACAGTATGCCCCACTTTGCCACAGATCTAGCAAGACCAAAGCGCGCTCCACCATGAGAATAGCAATGACCATGATCCCCACGCCCACGGTTCTACTGCTGACCACCACGACTAGCATAATTGGCCGAAGATCTAGgatttaactaaattttagCTTGGTGTTTTAGTTGGTGAGCTTCAAACTCCATTAGATGTGcaaacacatcatcaagcGTGAGGCCTTCACTCTTATTAGTCATTGAGGTGACGAAGGGATCATAGTCAGGGCCAAGACCAGCGAGGAGATACGTGATCACATCATCAACCTGCAAGGCAGAGTTGGCGGCGGATAGCTCGGTGGCCAGCACTTTGATCTTGCAAAAATAATATGTAGCAGACAGATTGCGTTTCTTGAACATGGTGAGCTCAACACAGATCTAAATCGTGTGAAGAATCTCCTCCTTGGACATAGTAGTGGCAACCACATCGCAAAGAATATCCTGTGAAATGGAGGAGAGAAGGCCGTTAAGGACCTGTTAATCCTAATCCTACCACCGATCATAGGCCGGATTAGAGATCAAGGCAGCACCAGCAGCGGTTGAGGAAGGAACGTGCTTGGTAGGTGCGGCAATGGTTTATCGAGGTAGCCCATAAGCTTCGTACTCTGTAGGTAGGAGAGGAGCTGGGCGAACCATATGATGAAGTTATTTTTGGTGAGACGGATTTTGATAGTGTGGTGGAAAGGGATTGGGGAAAAGGTCAATGCCATGGTAGATGAAATCGTGTTGGGGATGGTGGatggggaggaggaggaggaacaAGAAGATATGACAGACATTGTTAATGAATAAACctgggctctgataccatgttaggttAATTGACGCAATGACCTCTATGGGTCACGACctcacatatatatatatatatatatatatatcggaGATGTGTACAATGAAGATACATTTGTGGGTCTTGATCAACGACAACAAACCAGGAAATCAGGAGACGCAGCTTCAAGAATAGAGGATTCTCctactatatatatgtatagatATAACCTTCTACATTTAGGAGTTTCTTGTGCCGTCAATTAAACACAAGTATATGCCACATATAGAACAAATGCATGGATGAGTCAAGGAATCTACAACCATTCCTTTGTAACGAACTTACCCACAAGGAAAAGGGTTTGCATGGGTATACGGTAGCTTGGCGAACCGAGTCACTAGCTAATCTCTAACAGTAGACCACTATCGAGTGATCTTTCCCATAATGTTCCAACTACCCAATAGTTAGAACTAATTAGAGTCTTCTCTATTAGATGCATGCACATTGATAGATTACACAAGCAATAACACTTAACACATCGCTAACCAATCCACCCTAAACTCTCATAAAAACCCTAGATGGATACAGACATGCTCTGAAGAGTCGTGTTAATGAGACATTATGATACGACGAGCAGCCTTAAGGGGCCAGATTATTGAAATCTAGAGAGTGAGGGTTAGATGAATCAGTAAAAACCTAATTGGGTCAAAATCTCAAGAAACATAGAGCTAGGGGATTCAACTGAGAGTTTTCGATGTTAGTAATTAGTCTCGAACAACGTGCGACTCATCAAAGAAGGTCAATACCCCACAAAAGCTTGTCTAGGATATGTAGATCTCAATAATTAGTCTGGGATAGTCAATGAGTCATTTAAGATGTTTAACACTGTGCAAGAGCTCGTCGAAGAGCTACACTACACAAATGTGATTCCTAGATAACTAGTGACTTAACCGGGGTTTAGTACCCTACATATGTATAAGTAtgttgcttttcttttttagatggACCCTAATGCAACAAGTTGACGATGGAAGCATTCATGCAGTTATAGGGGAACAATAGATGAGAGTCATGTTTTGACTTCCATCTATTTTTGTCTTGTGTATATTGGTTTGAGtcttttaaatctttcatTGATTTGAGTCTTTTAAACCTTTCATGTCAAAACGTAGTGGTCCACAATTTGAAATCTCGAAAGCAAGTTGTTACAAGTAAGGTGGCAATACACTATGAAACATGTCTCCATCCCAATTTTCACAATTTTGAAGTTGCTTTAATTTTGAACCAGTTcggtaattttattttttcatgcgatatatttatatattattaattggATAATTTTGCTAGTATAACGAGATACTCTAATAATTTTAGATGcaatctaataatattttgaaaaccttgGAAGTGAATGATTATGTAAGCCATTTCTTGGTACTTGCCACACGTTGTCAAATGGTAAATACAAGTTCCACAACCTCATCCTATTTgggattaaaaaaacaaaaaaggaggTCAAAGGCAtgatttaagtttattttgaCACCACACCAGATCTACACACTTGGTTCCCCTGAACTTACTTCTTCAACATTTGTGTTTATGGCTTCCAATTTTGAGAGGCTTCATTGCTATACAAGTGTCAAACAAGCGCCAATCTCCTCACCATTCATCAATGCAACAAGGGAATATCTTTACTAGCAAGCATGGAGCATGGAGATATTGTGAGCAAGGGCAAGGGCAAGGGCAAGGGCAAGGGCAAGGGCAAGGGCGTGCTCTCCCATCCTTCAAGTTCCTACAAACATATCATAATAGTTGCGGCCATTGCATCCGGACTCCAATTTGGTTGGCCCATCCGCCTCCCAACGTCAGGGCTGGAGCcttttcaatcttttcttcaaattccaaCGCGGGGCAAGGTAGGTACCAAATTCCTAACTTACTTCCCTCCCTTGGCGCTTTACCTATAAATGACTAAGAAGGGGTATTTGTGTAATCCCACGTGGGACAGGGCTGTCCTTGGGAATCCTGAACCTGTTCATAGTGATCCCACAGCTTTTAGTGTCGGCAGTTAGTGGTCCCTTAGACGCAGCCTTCGGGGGAGGGAACTTACCGGCGTTCGTGATGGGTGGAATTGCGGCCTTTGCAAGCTCCATGTGTGCCATCTTCCTTCTCCCCGACCCACCACCTCAGTCTGATGTCTCCTTAACAATGGGCGGTGCCCATTGATTCTTCCACCACTCTCTCATTCTTCCAATTTTTGTATCAGCTTCTTCCTTAGTTCACCACatagttaataaaaatagcaTAATTTATGTTCAACTCTCTCCCATAAACTTTGTTTTCATgcatgttaaaaaaaatgaaaaacatccACGCTTCAAactcatatatattttattaacatactatagcttgaatataaaaCCTTATAAAATGTTTACGTAGCAATgtttataagataaatatttatactCTATTATAACATCTATTATAGTTATACAAATGCGGTaaaaagtttcagatttttaATAGTATGGGCTACCAGGacttacaaaaaaatactataaaagGTTTACGATAGTGATAGAACCAAGACATCAATTATGCactataaaattcaagaaagttgggaagaaaatgttattcaaattattacaaaatgtTGCAATTCATACTGcattaaagaagaataaaatttcatttattcttggatggttacaaatttgGGGTGGATGATAATCTAGAATGAGTATGTTTctttaatgaattttaagtCTTTTATTTGCTTTAATGTCACTTTTACACCGTGcctaattataatatatgaagGTTATTACTATTAAAATGTCGTCAAaggttttcattttgaacCTATATAAAGTCATATATGTTATCTCataaaaaaacttgaaaaatggaataaaaagaGTCTTTCTGTTTTCGTTTAACTAAGGATTAAGCTTCTCCataattctatgtagtttaggttacaTGTGTAACTCAACGACCCTAAAGCTTCTAAACAGAGGTGAAGTATAATCATTGTATAAGGTTTTGAAAGTAAATACAAAGGAAAATTGTGGAAAAACTAGAAAATGgaactttttccattttttttataaagaaagaatTGTTAGAAAAAATATGGATTAAATAATGCCcctaaaaatatgaataattatgaaaatgccCCTATGGCCAGAATTAAAGTTTCATAGGGACCTTCtatataatcttaaaatcCAACCATTGGATGTCTTCCAAAATTAGATACAATCTAGAACATTCACAAATCCTCCCATCCAAGGGCTAGGATTCAAAAATAAGGTCAACAAAACTCTGATCGAAGCAGATTATTCAATAGGAGATCGAGAAAAATCAAGACTAAAATTATGGCCTTTCTGGATGTTTCAATGGCCGCATACCATCCatctataaattataaatgaggGACAACTATTAGGAGTAAGAAGCAAGCATAACTAAGTCTCTAACCAAGAGTTATAAGCATTTAGTTTTTGGGTATTGCGTTCTCGGGTTTACCTTGAATTTGAGAGCTACAATTCACTATTCCTCTCTAAACTTGAATCTACACCTTCTAAAAAAGATCACACATAAGTTTGGTGAAGAAATCAAAAACGTCATTATCCTATTCCCCCAATCTTGTCCGCCATTGAAGGAAGTTAGAAGGTGAACTTGAATCCAATTTGAGGCTATAGGAAGATTCACTAGACGAGTCCTATCCCAATCAGTTTTTGCACGCCCAAGGATCATTTTTTAAGAAGGCCGCGAAGAGAACAACCTCAGAAACATCCGTAATCGAAGAAATTTGATATCGAGTAAGATTTATGGGTATAACTCGAATCTTGGTTTACAGTTCACAATACTCAAAgttaaagattttattagCTTCAGGAGACTAAATAGAGTATGTTTGGTGAAGGAGACGAGGCCCAATTCACCCCAAAACGAGCTATCTAATAGAAGGAAGAACTACGTTCTAGGTTGAGTTGCAGACCaaggaagaaaattcaaaattagccTTAAACACATCATGTCTGACACTCCTCTAGGTTAAGTGAAGTATAAGGAAGACTTTTTGTGAATTAGCGTGGCCTAACAGTACCTATATTGTTCTGCCCAATAACCACACCCTCTATGTTTGCTCTAGCGACAAACCGAGTTTCCTCTCAACTGTGGACGCCCATAACTTATGTTGTAGTCCACAAATTAGTAATATACTAATCTAAAAATCTTCCTCGACACTCCGTCTTTAAGTTTTATAAAGAATCGAGGGGGGAATGCCCTAGAATGAGCAGGCGGAGCCCATTTTCAGACGGAGGAGCAGTGGCATGCGCGTTTTCTTCCCATacaggaggaagaagacaatgACGTGGTCAGTTCAATTGAACCTACCAAGTCAGGCCAAATTTCTATTCCTCCTTGATTTTTTATCGAATTGGACCATTTTCTGGCCGGTTCTCCCAAAATTCTCAATGGTTCCAGAAACCAAACTCACTAAGTAAGCTactaaagaaaatttagagaaaaccaGGAAACGAAAGCTTAAGAAATGAAACCCCGAACACCAGACAAGAGgaaaacaacaattttttaaaattttcttaagaaatactagTAGGAATATCTTCAATATCTGTACGAACCTTAAATTAGATATTAATTAAggaaacatgaaagaaaaacacctaAGACCAACTAAATTGCTCGAGATTTAAGAAACGTTAAATTTACCCGGTAAACAAATTCTGTTGCCTatgaatttaaattctaaGTATATTATAGCATGTTGAggtttttatatgaaatttggtggtcattagACCAGATTAAGTAGCTAAACAAGGACCTTAATATTCCTCATGCAAATTTACCTTGCCTTAATGTAACATGAGACTTCTTACAACATGGGACTAAGTTAGGCTGCCCTTTAGCttttacttaaattaaaactaGTAAGTGTAAGTCTACCCCATGGTAATATGTACAAGCCTAGGTTCACCAACCATCTATGTGCCAAGAATGTACCTAGGATTATTTGAATAACATGATAAATAAGTTTCTAGAATTCATTCTCAAAAGTAGTCATTATCTCCCATCACGAGGGGTACTATAAGGCCTCTATTCCTCTTTTAAGTGGGATGTCTTACATTATGTATCATGAACATGAGCAAGATGTTATAAAGAGCCTCCTCTTTCCCTCACCTAGATGAGATGTCCTGCACCATAATTCACTAGCAAGATGACACGATCATGATAACACCACTCATGTGTTTAGGAGAGAGAATTAAAGGTTATTTTAGGGAAAGGTCATCAGCATCAGCATatgacatataaaaatatgagCTCTAAGTACCAAGCCCCTGAAACATAATAAGAAGTAATATCCTATCTTAAGCTCGTGATTAAGAGCATATATGATAAGGCAACTCTAATCCTCAACCCAACGATCCAAACTTTGGTTGAAGCAGGAACtcttgaatcaaataaattaacacctccttatacaaaattcggatcaaGAACAGATAGTgatagaattagattacctcttaagaTCAAAGATGAGAtttagaagcaagatttgaaaaccttgttctaaattgagtcactccacaattgAACTTGAGGCTTGATTGAATAGCTCAtatgcaatctaccacaagaattatctaccacaagaattgcttaaCTTAGAAATGACTAAGATGATGCTTAGATTTCTAAGGGTGAAAATCTCAATGGAGATCTCATTCATTCATCCAATTATGccttttacataataatttgttggtatttatagtctccccacaaaagaaactttcaattctttaaaTGCCCACTGTCATAATTTAATCTCGTTAAATCTCCACAAGAGACAAATAACTTCCACCCTTTTGCCCATTAcaagaattatgaaattaaatataataaataaagatttcTAATAACTTATCAATCAAGTGCACTTTTAGCAACTTCATCCACTCCTtcaaccgtgcaaatattcacttctgaAGCTCCTAATGATCCTTCCTCAATCGAATCAatttgtaacacatgaaatgatggttgaacgagtctatccaattttgtagatgaacaatgaatgtttgttgaatcttcatggccttggatcgtgtaataggtccagttggaacatttggaataCCAGGATCCTTatcatcttcctcctcttcaaaaggattcgtcctcgaatcagaaaaatcatcacctacatcaaaatgACTCAAGTTAGCAACATTGAAAGTAAAATGTACTGAAAATTCTCCgagaaaatcaattttatatacattgttattaatttttttaagaacttgATAAGGGTCATCCCCTCTTTGATGtaactttttcttcctttgagaTGGGAATCGCTCCTTGCGAAAGTGTATGCGAACCCAGTCACCCggttgaaaaatgatttccttctgtcctttgttaattattgaaccaactttgaaattttgtttctcaattctctCCTTCGCCTCTTTCtgcaatgttttgatcaaatcacTCACCAAAATATGAGAAGAAATAGGAAGCaaatcaaaattcacaaaCAACTTTAGAAGGAGAACAATAAGTGGTACCATGAATTGTTCTATTATATGCAAACTCAAAAAATGGCAAACATTCGGTCCAaagacttaatattcttagaaataatagcCCTAAGCAATGCTACTAATGTTCTATTAACCACCTCAACTTGTCCATCATTCTGAGTCTGAGGATAACATGTAGTTCAAAACAACAATTTGGTACCCAATTTACCCCCACAATAATTTCCAAGAGTGACTTAAAAACTTAGCATCCCTATCACTAACAATTATTTTAGGGATTCCATGTAATCTTACTGCTTCACTAAAGAATAAGTCGGCAACATGTTTTGCATCATCTGTCTTGTtgcatgcaataaaatgaggCATTTTACTAAATCTGTCTAccataacaaaaatattatctttacCTTTCTAGTGTGCGGCAAACTAAGAACAAAATCCATAGATATATTAGTCCAAGGTTTGTTAGGTACATTCAAAGAAGTATACAATCCATTTGGTTGTAATCTAGATTTATCTTCTTTGCATTTAAAACATTGGCTATAAAACTTATGAACATCATGCTTCATTTTCGGCCTAAAGAAATGTTCATGCaacatattataagttttattaatcccAAAATGTCCCATTAAGCCACCAACATGTACTTCTTATACAAGCAAATCTCTTATACTATATTTAGGAATACAAAGCTTACTTTTCTTAAATAGAAGTTCATGAAACTCATAATAATCAtccacaacttttttttagtggACAAGATGCATAAATAGTTCCAAAGTCTTGGCCATCTCTCTATAATTCTTTAATATGctcaaatccaagaatttTTGTACTAAGAGAAGTAAAGAGATTGTACCTTCTAGATAATGCATAAGTTACCACATTATCCTTACCTTGCTTATATTTGATGACAtacgaaaatgtttcaataaactCTACCCACTTTGCATGCCTACGATtcagtttgctttgacccCAAAGATATTTCAAGCTTTCATGATCAGAGTGGACCACAAATTCTCTAGGCCATAAGTAGTGTTGCCATACCTACGAACTAAAGCAAACAATTGTTTATCATAGGTAGGGTAGTTCAATGTTGcaccatttagtttttcactaaaatacgttatatttttttcaccatttatgctttatatttatgatgttCTTACTagattatatgatgatgatgtatcAAGTATGACGTATAATGTATGACATATGATGAAGGATtgagttatatgatgatgtcaTATGATAGTATACGATGTTCTATGATGTTGTTACATGAATATGATGCATGACAACATGACGATGTAAGATGTAAGATTATGAGATTCCTTAATATGTAGTTATTCCATATTAAGATGAAATCTCTATTTTAAATGCCATGATGCACTATGACGATGATTTTCCTAAGACAACCttaattaatgttaatgatgatgaatgtatgaagaCCAATGCATGCATATTACTTAGAGTGATATGTGAACCAAACTTATGGTTGTGTCAcaaagatgtttttttttaagatgagAAGTTATATGGGCCTCATGCATTctatgtgtatatatacatCGGGTTACTTCCtctttatgatgatgagtatggacgcgtacattatgatgatgatcatcatcatcatgcctCGCATGACACTCAGAGGTCTGCCGACCTTCGAATGTTGCTACGGACAGCTAGCTTGACTATGATGGGTCCAGAGGGTGCAAACCACCTAAGGATCACGCTCGCATGTGTGGGTTGTATGTGGGAAAGTACTACACGTCCAATTTTTCCGGACTGGAGACCACCTCTACAATGATTTTAACGATAAGAACGACGAATCTGTTGATGACTTTTCAACGCAGATCACGGGActcgccaacagcatcaccacTCTCAGTGGGAGCATCAGCGAGacagaaatcgtgaagaagatgcCGCCCGC
The nucleotide sequence above comes from Cucurbita pepo subsp. pepo cultivar mu-cu-16 chromosome LG11, ASM280686v2, whole genome shotgun sequence. Encoded proteins:
- the LOC111805528 gene encoding sucrose transport protein SUC1-like; its protein translation is MEHGDIVSKGKGKGKGKGKGKGVLSHPSSSYKHIIIVAAIASGLQFGWPIRLPTSGLEPFQSFLQIPTRGKLLVSAVSGPLDAAFGGGNLPAFVMGGIAAFASSMCAIFLLPDPPPQSDVSLTMGGAH